Part of the Perognathus longimembris pacificus isolate PPM17 chromosome 1, ASM2315922v1, whole genome shotgun sequence genome, ACAAAATCCAATAGAAtgcccagttaaaaaaaaatctgtgtagtAGTAGCCATGTGAATATTGACCACAGCTTCTACTACTGAAAATAATAATGGCCTCTTAAGCCTGTAATTGTACTGAAAATACAGATACCCACATGTAAAACGTTCAAATCTATTGCAGTCTTTCACCAAAGAAAAGAGCTTTTCAAAATTGTTTACAGATCTTAATAGAAGACTTGAGATTTTGAAAACAGCAGAGAAAAACATAGGAGAAATACTTTAAGGAGTAAGCACAGATAAAGACTTCCTGGATAGGATTCTAATAAGATGGGAACAATACCCAGAACTGACATTTTGGTAAAAGATGTGGCATTGGGAGAGTTATCTATTCGTATATAAATGTGTGGGTTTACATGTGTAAGAAAACGTTTTTCTCACAAACAACACCACAAATAACATACATTTCTGGAAAAGAGTTTTGCATGTTCATCCCAAATTTATCCGTGGGTTTCTGGAAAAACGACAACATTAGAAAAAGTTCAGAATGTTCagggaaaaatgtatttattgtgtaTATACTTGGATTGGACAAAATGACAGCACAACTGGTAGATACAAAGGTAAGACATaatagaaaatgaacaaataaccTTGATTTGTACCTGAAAGTTCTATCCATCACATGGTTACCGTTaaaaatacaagaggaaaaatgaataaTTCAATTTCCAAATTTCAGGAAGAATATGATATGTTTTTTAgcacacagtctttttttttgaaTTAGAACTTTTAATGCAATAGATATTTTTCCATAAATTCAAAAATACACATCAAGAACTGATTTTTCCATTTTGCTCTACTGTGGGGAAAAAATTCAGGTCTGATTTATTCAATGGGGgagactccaccccccccccaaccctctgTCTCAAAGCAGAATTCATCTTGTCCTCTGGAGAAACAAGCAAGAGAGATTTTGGGTCTGGTTGAGAAATCAAGAGGAGGATTTGCAGAGACAGACAAAGGACTTGGAGATCTGGTCTACAGCCCTGATGTGAACTTATTTGCCaatacactttatttatttaaagtgctgggattgggcttaaactcaaagcctgggtgctgtcccttagatttttctttttcttttcataaagttggctggtgctgtatcacttgagccacagctccagttttggcttctaggtggttgattagagataagagtctcatgggctttgctgcctaggctggctttgaaccgtgatcctcagatctcagtctcctgagtagcgaggctgACAGaggtgaatcaccagtgcctggttctttTTACCCTTAAACTACTTCCCAGAGCTCTTTGGAAAGCAGGCAAAGCTTTTACTGGTTGAAACTgttcatcaaaacaaaacatatgtaaGTGATTCAAACACATTTCCTtgttgcttgcttatttattcttttgtggcCAAGGATGGAATTTAGGGTTTGTCCCTGCTAACTAAGCCTGTGTTCTGTCACTTAGCTACAATCCCAGCTCCAGTAGTCACAGTGTTTTATGGCATTAAGTTCTCTGGTTGCATCATCACTGTTCAGGACAGTATCATTACTCGATTagaccatatttttttcttttgccagtcctggggcttgaactcagggcctgggcttcttttgctcaatgctagcactctaccacttgagccacagcgccacttggggctttttctgtgtatgtggtgctgaggaatggaacccagggcttcatgcatgctaggcaagcgctctaccactaagccacattcacagccccataTTTTTGACTCTTATAGAAATTCTcactataattaaaaaatatgttcCTGATTGTAACAGCTTTTGGCTTCATCTGGTCAATCAACACTATAAAACTAGAAGTGAAaacctgtatttatttttactggtacaaggacttgaactcaggtcttcatgttctgttgtttttgtttttgttttgctcaaggctagcacttgagccacaactccatttctcacttgtttttttcccctggtggtcaaattggagacagagtctcaactACTTTCCTGTGTGGGGTGGCTCAAACCCTGCTTGTCaactctcagcttcctcagtagctaggattacaggtgtgagccagcagcacatgGCTAATAAAAGCTTTGTAAAACAAGTTTCTTCACAGAAATTCATGCATAAGGAAATGTCTACTTTTAAGACAGCAATTAGAAACTTTGTTCTTGCAATAGGTTAACAATATTCTATCAAACTGTGCATTAAGTTTTATCAGTTTTTATATAAGtttatcagttttcttttctttcctccttttttattttatttttgccagtcctggggcttgaactcagggcctgagcactgtccctggcttcttttttgctcaaggctatcactctaccacttgaaccacagagacacttctggctttttctatatatgtggtgctgaggaattgaacccagggcttcatgcatgctaggcaagcaatctaccgctaaaccatattCCAAGCCTCAGTTTATCAGTTTtctattccttaaaaaaatagtCATTTCTCTGTTACTTGGTAGCTTCTCCATTCTTCCAGTTCCAAGGAATACAGAGGTCTCCATTCTGCATGACAGAGTAAAAGTGTGAGACGCACAGGTGCATTCCCTGAAGATAAGGCAGGGATTGTTCTAGTAGTCTCTTACAACAATCCACCATTTGTATACTAGAAATGCTGGGTTCCTTATATAATTTCTCCAGGGAAAATTTCTTGGTGGAGGCCTGGATCAATTCATGTTCAAGAACTTTtaactcttcctttttcttcatatTCTCTCTTGCCTGCTGGGCCCTGGTGTGAATAAACCATTGCAGACTCCCTAGGTCACAGAGTGCTGGGATATTAAAATGCCCGAGTCTGTGCAAGCTTGGAGCATATCTGTCACTGTTAAGAATCATTTCTAAGCCACGGAGACTTTGCGGGTGAATAGAGATTCTAGTTTTCAACAGTCTATTGTAAAACACATCAAGGAGAGAATAATATTCTTCCAGGGTTAATACTGGTTGCAATTCTTCAATGTAAATGACTCGAACACTGCCTAGAAGAGAGCTGATTTGGTCTTCCAAAATCATTAGCTTCCTCTGAAGGTCAAAATAACTTGGTAATCTCTCAAAGAGCTTGGTCCAGTGATGATGGACGTCCATGGTTCCCAGCATCACATGACCCACGGCGCTCATGCCCGAGCGGTCTGTGAACACGATGGTGCAGCCTTTGGCTTTCTGAAGGGTTTCCAAATTCTTCTGTACCAGGCGGCCTAGACTGTGCAGCTGGCTGCAGCGATGGGCAACGCCCCAGCCTCTCTGCCACCTGATATCTGACAGTTGCAACACATGACAGAGTTTGTCTTTTAAACGATCTAGTTCTTCCCTGAGTGGCAAACTATTGTTCAGCTTTTTAATGGCACTTTTTCCATTGTTATCTAACCAGGATGTTAGAGTTGTTTCTATTCTGGAGGAGTGTTCAAGTTCCTCCTCTGGGTCCTTGAATCCAGTGAAGGAGTAATATGACTTGTCCCATTTGATGGGCCTGTTGGTTGTCCTTTTAGCCTCTCCAATAGGCTGCGAGTATACATTAGTGTTCGAGCGTTGGATATGTTTGGCAGATAAATTGCAGGAGTTGAGAATGTACAATACAGTACTTAGCAGATCTCTGGTATGCAAGGTAAACTGGACGGCTCGAAATCCGGAAGTACTGAAGGCTTCTGGGCTATCAGATGGATTCTGGTCTGTTTCTCTCACATAAAAGGTAAGCTGAGTCGGTTTCAAAGACTTGAAACCTGGTTTCTGGAGGTTTTCTAAGTAGACACTTAACCTCTTGAGAGAATTTTCATTGACTTCCCTTTCTCTGGGGTGTTTTCCAAAGAAATCTGGGTGGACTGCAAAATACAAAGGCCTCAGGGCATTGACGGCTTCGGCTCCCGACAAAGCTCTCAAGTAATGGAACCAGTGTGGACGTATCCTTTCCACAGAGAGCCTTCTCAAACGCCTCAGGAGGCAAAACATTGCTGAATATATTTATAGATCAATTTCCAGGCATCCATTAATTGCACAAATCCTGtagcttccttttctttgtaaatCTCTTGCTGGGATTTGAGTCCCGACAACTTGCTGTCACAGGTCAAAGGCTGACGGAAGGGCACTGACAGGCGCGTGAACCCCCAAAAGGTCTCAGCAATGTCCCCCTCACATCGACCTTCGGCGCCGCAAGCAGACAAGTGTGTGTTAGTACACAGTCTTATATTTATTTTAGggacaaaataaaatctaaataatttctgaagaaaaatgaagtacATATCAACAGGTCTACTTCagacagagtggctgaaccagtttacattcccaccaacaatgaagtagggttcccttttgaccacatcccctccaacaattgttattgttagttttcttgatatatgacattcttactgggatgagatggaatctcaatgttgttttgatttgcatttcttttatggccagtgatgtagagcattttttcatatgtcttttggccattctcatttcctcatcagagaagtctctttgtaagtctttagcccacttgatgagggggctattggttctttgcggctttgttttggaaaaaggcaatttttttagttcttcatatattttaaagatgaggcctttgtctgttgaatgtctggtaaagatcttctcccagtctgtgggctttctgtttatcttgcgagctatgtctttaACATAAGCATCACTTATCAGTTACCACATGCTCACAAAATAGTAGCTAAGCATGTAAAGAATAACCCTATGGAGAATATTTCATGTGCAAATACAATTACCAAAAAATAACATAtaacagggaaacacagtgaAGATTTTGGAAGTTTCAACCTTGCTAGGCAAGGGGACCTATTGCTTACACCATTTCTCCAGACCtacttttaaaatttgtagagagGAGGAAACACACACATAGGCAATGTAAGCTACTGGAGATCACAGAAACTGGCATGCAGCTAGCTGTAGAACCAGAATTTCTGACTCAGAGACTCTGCTTGTAAGTGTGCCACTTTATTGTCTAGCAACAAGTATGGGCCATTGCTTATGTGAGGGCATCCTTAAAGAGCATAACTTCAATCATTCAATTTGGAGCTCCACCGTGGCTGTCCAGACCAATTAAAAGTGCCACCGTGGCtgtctgggaggtgggacttcctaggctgcccctcccTTACTCCTGATGCAGCCTAAGACATCCTCCCTCCTATGTCTGCAGCAGTGACACTGTTGGGGGTGGGATTTCCCTACCCCTCAGGTAATTACAGTTTGCTCACAAGTTCCAGAGGAATTTAATCATTTCCTAAATACCCCAGGTAATGAATaatactctgatctccaattaaccaccaaactgTAGGGTGAGCCAGGCCTTGACATGTTGTCTTCCCAGGTTTTCTCAGGTTAATCTTCATGTCAGTAGCTTGACCACACACCTCTACTTTTCTGTCTTAATCTAACCACATTCTTAAACATTTACATATCTTTGAATCAGTCTTTGAAAGAAAAGTATGAATATTTAAATCATCAAGGTGATCCTGATTTTCCAGAAAGGACTGACAAGCCTTCTAAAAATATGACTCCTATGAGATTCtggcttcatttccttttctaggCTTTATATATGGATCCTTCTCTGTGGCTGGCCATCCTTTGCTAGGGAATGGCCTCAGCTGTTCCACTGCTTGATCCCACTTTGGATGCACAATGAATGTAGTGGAAGACAAAGCAGAGGAAAAGATACAGCCCAGTAGATAACATTGAAAGGATTCAGAGGGATCCTAGAGACAAGATTCTCATTAATGGAACTTTATAGCCAGAGTAGCTTCCTGAAGGCAGTTCTTACAAATAACCTACTGCTAGTCATATAAGCACAATGTGTGGAGACATCCTGCTCTTCTCTGACTCTAAAATATAGCTTCCAAAAGTGCACAACATCCTGCCCAAAgtctcttttcatctttttcaGCAGGTCCATTTAGTGAACAGGGGTTAAGTTGAAGTAGAAAGAGAAATTATCACTTGTACTTATCCCTAAGATGAAGAGGGACAGAGGAGAACAGTCTGGGAGAAGAACATGAAAATGATTGAACTGCATAATGGAGAATACAGCCAAAGGAGACATGGCTTCACCTTGGCCATGAACGCCTTTGGACTCATGGTAAGTGTTGTGTGATTAATTACCACTTGCTCTCCTCAGTTCTACACAAAATGGTCTTacttttcaatgttttctttactctttttggAAAACCATTGAAGAATTCAAACAGGTAAGGTATGTCTTTCAGCCCGATGGGCACAATGAGGGACAAATATATCTGGAACTTATATTTGCTGAACTGCctgcatctgtggactgaagaaAGGTTAAATGAACCCTGGGAAGGTTAAGGTGTCACACTGTCTACAGTAGACCCTTTCACTGCCCATAGCAAAGCCAAAAATAGTTGTCACTTATTAGGCTGACTCTGGAGTGacatagagttcatttttctttttgaagaatatTCAAACATAGGAGCTGATGTCAATGTCTTCCTATTTGCTTTGTGTAGGGCAGACATTTATTCTCTTATGAGGGTAGGTGTGGTTCTTATTGGGCTTTTCACATAATTGGTGCACACAAAAGTTCCATGAAACTGCAATCTGATTTCCTCTAGTGAGCAGAACCTAGTGAACTGTTTTAATCCTCAACACAATTCGGGCTGCAGGGGTGGCCGAATAGAACTTGCTTTCCAATATGTCAAGGAAAATGAAGGCATGGACTCAATCCTCTGAGTCCATATGAAGACAGAGTAATTACAGATCTTTAAGCAGGAATGACTGCTTGGGATTGTAGACAGTAGACCAACTTCAGAGATAAGATGCCTTTTTCTGAATTTCAGGTTTAGATGATAGGATCTTTTTCTGCCAACTGTCTGGTCTG contains:
- the LOC125343862 gene encoding T-cell activation inhibitor, mitochondrial-like, producing the protein MFCLLRRLRRLSVERIRPHWFHYLRALSGAEAVNALRPLYFAVHPDFFGKHPREREVNENSLKRLSVYLENLQKPGFKSLKPTQLTFYVRETDQNPSDSPEAFSTSGFRAVQFTLHTRDLLSTVLYILNSCNLSAKHIQRSNTNVYSQPIGEAKRTTNRPIKWDKSYYSFTGFKDPEEELEHSSRIETTLTSWLDNNGKSAIKKLNNSLPLREELDRLKDKLCHVLQLSDIRWQRGWGVAHRCSQLHSLGRLVQKNLETLQKAKGCTIVFTDRSGMSAVGHVMLGTMDVHHHWTKLFERLPSYFDLQRKLMILEDQISSLLGSVRVIYIEELQPVLTLEEYYSLLDVFYNRLLKTRISIHPQSLRGLEMILNSDRYAPSLHRLGHFNIPALCDLGSLQWFIHTRAQQARENMKKKEELKVLEHELIQASTKKFSLEKLYKEPSISSIQMVDCCKRLLEQSLPYLQGMHLCVSHFYSVMQNGDLCIPWNWKNGEATK